A stretch of Myxococcota bacterium DNA encodes these proteins:
- a CDS encoding AraC family transcriptional regulator, translating to MLDWAVERGARRERLLARVGVAPALLADPEARVPLEAYYAGIEAAVDELCDPFLGLHYIASVDPSALGALGFLALASPTAGDALARIFRYHAWLSEGDRFAMELLGGEARFRYEPWGPARPAHAQCAEMYAADCFFGLARATGAPIAARALRFAHAPHGAESEYLKILGCRPEFGAGRCEWSFAADVLARPMAGADSALERFLERQVEADARAWSSSGPASEQARRALAESLVDGGLSVSALAERLRTSARTLQRRLQAEGTSVAALLDDLRRSRAQAYLELGLPAAEVSYLVGFAEPSVFFRAFKRWTGETPSEYRGRSKRSPS from the coding sequence ATGTTGGACTGGGCCGTGGAGCGCGGCGCGCGCCGCGAGCGGCTGCTCGCGCGCGTGGGCGTCGCACCGGCGCTCTTGGCGGACCCCGAGGCGCGCGTGCCGCTCGAGGCCTACTACGCGGGCATCGAGGCGGCGGTCGACGAGCTTTGCGACCCGTTCCTGGGCCTGCACTACATCGCGTCGGTCGACCCATCGGCGCTGGGAGCGCTCGGCTTTCTCGCGCTGGCCAGCCCGACCGCCGGCGACGCGCTCGCGCGCATCTTCCGCTACCACGCCTGGCTCAGCGAGGGCGACCGCTTCGCGATGGAGCTCCTGGGCGGCGAGGCGCGCTTCCGCTACGAGCCTTGGGGCCCGGCGCGGCCCGCGCACGCGCAGTGCGCGGAGATGTACGCGGCCGACTGTTTCTTCGGGCTGGCGCGCGCGACCGGCGCTCCGATCGCGGCGCGCGCGCTGCGCTTCGCGCACGCGCCGCACGGCGCCGAGTCGGAGTATCTGAAGATCCTCGGCTGCCGGCCGGAGTTCGGCGCGGGGCGTTGTGAGTGGAGCTTCGCGGCCGACGTGCTGGCGCGGCCGATGGCGGGCGCGGACTCGGCGCTCGAGCGCTTTCTCGAGCGGCAGGTCGAGGCGGACGCGCGCGCCTGGAGCTCGAGCGGACCCGCGTCGGAGCAGGCGCGGCGCGCGCTCGCCGAGTCACTCGTCGACGGCGGCCTGTCCGTGAGCGCGCTCGCCGAACGGCTGCGCACCAGCGCGCGCACGCTGCAGCGGCGGCTGCAGGCCGAGGGCACGTCGGTCGCGGCGCTGCTCGACGACCTGCGCCGCTCGCGCGCGCAGGCCTATCTCGAGCTGGGCCTGCCGGCCGCCGAGGTGAGCTATCTGGTCGGCTTCGCCGAGCCGAGTGTCTTCTTCCGCGCCTTCAAGCGCTGGACGGGCGAGACACCCTCGGAGTACCGCGGGCGCTCCAAGAGGAGTCCATCATGA
- the hisG gene encoding ATP phosphoribosyltransferase: MALGVKRSKDGTQVLRFGFPKGSLESMTAQLFERAGYRMQFPERSLFPAIDDKDIECVLIRAQEMARYVAQGVLDAGITGHDWITENKVAVKELAELRYAKTSFRPTRWVLAVPEDSPIQSVRDLAGKRIATEAVGLVQAWLQSHGVSANVEFSWGATEVKPPLLADAIVDVTETGSSLRANKLRIVDTLLESTPRLIANPTAYEDPWKRRKLDRLALMLNGAIAAQGKVGLMLNCPKDHLPKVLALLPALASPTVSPLADGRMVAVNTIVDELRARDLIPDLADAGATGIVEFPITKIVY, from the coding sequence ATGGCGCTGGGCGTGAAACGATCGAAGGACGGGACTCAGGTCCTGCGCTTCGGCTTTCCCAAGGGCTCGCTCGAGTCCATGACCGCGCAGCTCTTCGAGCGCGCGGGCTACCGCATGCAGTTTCCCGAGCGCTCGCTCTTCCCGGCGATCGACGACAAGGACATCGAGTGTGTCCTGATCCGCGCGCAGGAGATGGCGCGCTACGTCGCGCAGGGCGTGCTCGACGCGGGCATCACCGGCCACGATTGGATCACCGAGAACAAGGTCGCGGTGAAGGAGCTCGCCGAGCTGCGCTACGCCAAGACGAGCTTCCGGCCCACGCGCTGGGTGCTGGCCGTGCCCGAGGACTCGCCGATCCAGTCGGTGCGCGACCTCGCGGGCAAGCGCATCGCCACCGAGGCCGTCGGCCTGGTGCAGGCCTGGCTCCAGTCACACGGTGTCTCGGCGAACGTCGAGTTCTCGTGGGGCGCGACCGAGGTCAAGCCGCCGTTGCTCGCCGACGCGATCGTCGACGTGACCGAGACCGGCTCGAGCCTGCGCGCCAACAAGCTGCGCATCGTGGACACGCTGCTCGAGAGCACGCCGCGCCTGATTGCGAACCCCACGGCCTACGAAGATCCCTGGAAGCGGCGCAAGCTCGACCGGCTGGCGCTCATGCTGAACGGCGCGATCGCCGCGCAGGGCAAGGTCGGGCTCATGCTGAACTGTCCCAAGGATCACCTGCCCAAGGTGCTCGCGCTCCTGCCGGCGCTGGCCTCGCCCACGGTGTCTCCGCTGGCCGACGGGCGCATGGTGGCGGTCAACACCATCGTCGACGAGCTGCGCGCGCGCGACCTGATCCCGGACCTCGCCGACGCCGGCGCCACCGGCATCGTCGAGTTCCCGATCACGAAGATCGTCTACTGA